Genomic segment of Rubrivirga sp. SAORIC476:
GGCACGATCGCGTTGTCCACGTCGACCGGGAGGAAGTCGGCGAAGACGAGCGGGAGGAGGCGCTGCACGCCGACACCGAGCAGCGCTCCCAACGCGGCGCCGATCACGCCCAGCGCGAGCGCCTGCAGACCGTACGCCGCCAGCACGCGCCGCGACGACATCCCCAGGCACCGCAGCGTCGCGACCGTTTCGGCCTTCTCGCTCACGTAGACGCTCACCGACGACGCCACGCCGATGCCGCCCAGCAGCAGCGCCACGAAGCCGACCAGCGACAGAAAGCGCGTCAGGTAGCCGGACGCCTCCGAGACCTCCTGCTGCTCCTCACCCGCAGTCTCATAGCGCACCTCGGCGGCGTCGAGCGCCGGGAGGACGGCGTCGAACCCGGCCAGTTCGTCCTCGAAGCGGAACGCGGCCGAGAAGCGGGCACGGCTGCCGAAGCCGAGCAGGCTGTCGTCCAGGGCCACCAGCGGCAGGTACACGCGCGGCCCGACCAGCCCCGCGATGTCGGGCTGCCCCGGCACGCCGTCCACCTGCCCGAGGATGGCGTAGCTCCGGCCGCCGATCTGCACCGAGTCGCCGACGGCGGCGTCCATCTGGAGCAGCAGCGTCGCGTCGACGAGGGCGCCGGTCGTGTCGCGGCCCAGCGCCCCGGCGGCGTCCGCTGGGGTGGTCTCGACGGCGCCGTAGAGCGGGTACGGCCCGTCGAGCGCGCGGATCTGGACGAGCCGCGCGAGCCCCTCGCCAGCGGCGGCGGCGGGGAAGCGCGCCATCGACGGGAACGAGGCCTCGCGGACGACAGTCGCGCCGGTCGCGGCCTGGAGCGAGTCCAGCAGCGCCTGCGTCGAGTCGGGGAACGCCGACCCGCGCCGGACCTCCACGTCGGACCCGAAGACCTCCTTCGACTGCTCGGCGACGGCGCGCTCCAGGTTCAGCCCGAACGAGCGAATCGCGACGAGGGCTGCCACGCCGAGCGCCATCGCGGAGACGTACAGCACCAGTCGCCGCCGCATCCCGCGGCTGTCCTGCCAGGCGAAACGGAAGGGGGAGAGGGCCATGGGGGAACGTGTGCGAGGGGGCCTGTGGGACGCAAGCCGAAGGTGGGCGCTCATCTGTCAGCCCGAGCAGAGCGAGCCAGAGGTCAGCGTCGGCGAGGACCGCCGAAGGACCTGCTGACCTGGGAGACTCGTCAACGCAGCGCGGCCAGATCCTTCGGCTCCGGCCGAGGGCGGCGGCGGCTCGGGAGGACGCGCATGGGATGTCGGAGTCGCCATGAACCCGCGAGCGCGTGCGGGGATGCGCCCGCCTCGGTGGATCGCTGGGGGAGTCCGCCGGGCACGCCGAGGCGGGGCGGCCCGGAACGCTGCCCGCGCGGCGCGGTACCGACCGGCCCCGACACAGATCCCCATGCCGACCGTCTACGTCACCCGGAAGGCGCACTTCAACGCCGCCCACCGCCTCCACAACCCGGACCAGTCCGCCGAGTGGAATCAGGCCACCTTCGGCAAGTGCAACAGCCCCAACTGGCACGGCCACAACTACGAACTGGACGTGACGGTCGCGGGAGAGCCGGATCCCCAGACGGGCTTCGTCGTGGACCTCGCGGCGCTCAAGCACCTCATCGAGGCGCACGTCGTCGAGCCGCTGGACCACAAGAACCTCAACCTCGACGTGCCCTTTCTGGAGGGGAAGAAGACCTCCACCGAGACGCTGGCCGTCGCCATCTGGGAGCAGCTCGCGCCCCATGTCCCGGGCCTCTACGAGGTGGTGCTCCGCGAGACCCACAACAACTCCGTCGTCTACCGTGGCGAATAACCCAGACCCGTCTGCCTCGCGCCCCGGTGGCGCCTCCGACCTCGCGACCGAGTTTGCGAGCCCGCGCCTCTACGAGCGGTCCGACGTGTACCACGCCGAGACCACCGACCAACTGGCCGCGCTCACCGAGCGCCAGCTCGAACTGATCGGCGAGGACCCGACCCGCGAGGGCCTCCTCAAGACGCCCGAGCGCGTCGCCAAGGCGTGGCAGTTCCTGACGCACGGGTACGGGCTCGACCCCGAGGCCATCCTCCGCAGCGCGCTGTTCGCCGAGGACTACTCGCAGATGGTGCTCGTGAAGGACATCGAGGTCTACAGCCTCTGCGAGCACCACGCGCTGCCGTTCTTCGGCAAGGCGCACGTAGCCTACATCCCCAACGGCCACATCGTCGGGCTGAGCAAGATCCCGCGCGTGGTGGACGTGTTCGCGCGGCGGCTGCAGGTGCAAGAGCGGCTGACGCTCCAGATCCGCGATGCCATCGACGCGGTGCTGAAGCCGGAAGGCGTGGCCGTCGTGATCGAGGCGCAGCACCTCTGCATGATGATGCGGGGCGCCGAGAAGCAGAACTCGCACACGACCACGAGCGCCATGAGCGGCGTCTTCCTGGACCAGCCCGACACGCGGGCGGAGTTCATGCGCCTGATTTCGGGCTAAGCGACGAGCGGAGGCCACGCCTGGTGTGAGGCGGCCCGTGTGGCTCGGTCCGACTCGGGCGCCGAGGCGAGCGAACAGACCAGATGGCCCCCCGCCTCGTTCTGCCGGTCGGGCGCCGTGGGTTCGGGAGGCCGGCGTGAAGGACGCCCCCCGCGGCGCGCGCTAGCTTTGTCGCCCCGCTGCCTGTGCCTGCTGTGTCCGAGTACCACCGCCTCGACGCCGACGCCGACGCCCGCTTCCTGCGCGCCCGCGTCTCCGACCCGCTCACCCGTGTCCCCTTCCGGCCGACCAACGAGGTCGTGCTGTGCGACACGTGCGGGATGGTCTCGCTCCGCGAGACCTGGGAGGCCCTCGGTGGCTGTCCCAACGGCCACACCACACCTGCACGCTGGGATGCGGCCGCGGCGCTCTCCGCCGGAGACGGGGCCGCGACCCGCACCCCGGCGGCCCCACCGCCGCCCGTGCCCGAGACGCGCGGCCGGGGGCTGACGTGGCTGCTCGTGGCCGTCGGCGTGGCCGGGCTGGTCGTGCTCGGGGTCGTGATCGTGGGGCTGCTCACGGACCGCGGCGACGCGCCCGTCGTCCAGCCCATCGAGCCGACGGGCACCCAGGGCGCCCAGGAGGCCGTCGCCGTCGCCGAGGCGGGCCTCCTCGAAGGCGCGCTCACCGAGGACGACTTCGCCCTGCCTGACGGCCGCTTCCAGGACCTCTACACGTTCGCCGCCGACTCGTCCGGCCGCGTGCTCTCGTTCCGCGCCTCCTCGGACGCCTTCTACCCGGACCTCGTCGTGGAGACGCCGCAGGGCGAGCGCGTGGCTGCGGACCTCGTCTCGGACGATCCGGACACGGGCACGCGCATCGTGGCGGTGACGGGGCTGCGTGGGCCAGGCCTCTATCGTGTCCTGCTGGCCTCGCGACTCCCGGGGCAGACGGGCGCCTATGCCCTCCGCATCGTCAGCGAGGAACCGGTGCGC
This window contains:
- the folE gene encoding GTP cyclohydrolase I FolE, which produces MYHAETTDQLAALTERQLELIGEDPTREGLLKTPERVAKAWQFLTHGYGLDPEAILRSALFAEDYSQMVLVKDIEVYSLCEHHALPFFGKAHVAYIPNGHIVGLSKIPRVVDVFARRLQVQERLTLQIRDAIDAVLKPEGVAVVIEAQHLCMMMRGAEKQNSHTTTSAMSGVFLDQPDTRAEFMRLISG
- a CDS encoding 6-carboxytetrahydropterin synthase, coding for MPTVYVTRKAHFNAAHRLHNPDQSAEWNQATFGKCNSPNWHGHNYELDVTVAGEPDPQTGFVVDLAALKHLIEAHVVEPLDHKNLNLDVPFLEGKKTSTETLAVAIWEQLAPHVPGLYEVVLRETHNNSVVYRGE